A region from the Mycolicibacterium phlei genome encodes:
- the mgtE gene encoding magnesium transporter gives MTNQTETDRRDAAVRALTEAVDRLDMAAMTAEVRRLSVSDIVATLERLDRRRRAVLYRVLPKGLALQVFESLDASLQGDLVAGLQDDAVAALFADLNPDDRVGLLDELPATVAHRLLQGLPPDERAMTADILGYPQGSIGRRMSPEFVAVRARFTVAEAMLRVQERLGDAETVYTLPVTDDERVLVGVVSLRDLLGASAETTVGELMQPAQWVRATDVAEVSARRCADLKVLALPVVDAETRLVGILTVDDALRILESADSEDQARISGVEPLRRPYLTAPVSGLVRSRVVWLLVLAIGATLTVQVLEVFEATLSQVVTLALFVPLLIGTGGNTGNQAATTVTRALALGDVRPSDLLRVLVREFRVGLSLGLLLGAVAFVVTSAIYDRGLGTVIALTLVSVCTMAATVGGVMPLVARTIRVDPAVFSNPFITTFTDATGLLIYFLIAKAVLGI, from the coding sequence GTGACGAACCAGACTGAGACCGACCGCCGCGACGCGGCCGTGCGAGCCCTTACCGAGGCGGTGGACCGCCTGGACATGGCGGCCATGACCGCCGAGGTACGACGGTTGTCGGTCTCCGACATCGTCGCCACCCTGGAGCGCCTCGATCGGCGGAGACGGGCGGTGCTGTACCGCGTGCTGCCGAAGGGATTGGCGCTGCAGGTCTTCGAGAGCCTCGACGCCAGCCTGCAGGGTGACCTCGTCGCCGGGTTGCAGGACGACGCCGTCGCGGCGCTGTTCGCCGACCTGAACCCCGACGACCGCGTCGGGTTGCTCGACGAACTCCCGGCGACGGTGGCGCACCGCCTGCTGCAGGGCCTGCCGCCGGACGAGCGGGCGATGACCGCCGACATCCTCGGCTACCCGCAGGGGTCTATCGGTCGGCGGATGAGCCCCGAATTCGTCGCTGTGCGGGCGCGTTTCACGGTCGCGGAGGCGATGCTGCGGGTGCAGGAGCGCCTCGGCGACGCCGAGACCGTCTACACGCTGCCGGTGACCGACGACGAGCGGGTGCTGGTCGGGGTGGTGAGCCTGCGCGACCTGCTCGGCGCCTCGGCGGAGACGACGGTCGGCGAGTTGATGCAGCCGGCCCAGTGGGTGCGCGCCACCGACGTCGCCGAGGTCTCGGCCCGGCGCTGCGCCGACCTCAAGGTGTTGGCGCTCCCGGTGGTGGACGCCGAGACCCGCCTGGTGGGCATCCTCACCGTCGACGACGCGCTGCGCATCCTGGAGTCGGCCGACTCCGAGGACCAGGCCCGCATCAGCGGTGTGGAACCGCTGCGCCGGCCCTACCTCACCGCGCCGGTCAGCGGGTTGGTGCGGTCCCGCGTGGTCTGGCTGCTGGTGCTGGCCATCGGCGCGACGCTGACCGTGCAGGTGCTCGAGGTGTTCGAGGCGACGCTGTCGCAGGTGGTGACCCTGGCGCTGTTCGTGCCGCTGCTGATCGGCACCGGCGGCAACACCGGCAACCAGGCCGCCACCACCGTCACCCGCGCGCTGGCCCTCGGCGATGTGCGGCCCAGTGACCTGCTGCGGGTGCTGGTCCGGGAGTTCCGGGTGGGGCTGTCGCTCGGGCTGCTGCTCGGCGCGGTGGCGTTTGTGGTCACCAGCGCGATCTACGACCGCGGGCTGGGCACCGTGATCGCGCTGACGCTGGTCAGCGTGTGCACCATGGCGGCGACGGTCGGTGGGGTGATGCCGCTGGTCGCCAGGACGATCCGGGTGGATCCCGCGGTGTTCTCCAACCCGTTCATCACGACGTTCACCGACGCGACCGGGCTGCTGATCTACTTCCTGATCGCCAAGGCCGTGCTCGGGATCTGA
- the trmD gene encoding tRNA (guanosine(37)-N1)-methyltransferase TrmD: MRIDVVTIFPAYLDALRQSLPGKAIDAGIIDLGVHDLRRWTHDVHRSVDDAPYGGGPGMVMKAPVWGEALDEICSPETLLVVPTPAGRLFTQADAQAWSTEKHLVFACGRYEGIDQRVIDDAARRMRVAEVSIGDYVLPGGESAALVMIEATVRLIPGVLGNPASHQDDSHSNGILEAPSYTRPPVWRDLAVPEILLSGDHARIARWRYEQGLQRTRERRPDLLDES, from the coding sequence ATGCGCATCGACGTCGTCACGATCTTCCCGGCATACCTGGACGCGCTGCGACAGTCACTGCCGGGCAAGGCGATCGACGCCGGCATCATCGACCTCGGCGTCCACGATCTGCGGCGCTGGACCCACGATGTGCACCGCTCGGTCGACGACGCACCGTACGGCGGCGGGCCCGGCATGGTGATGAAGGCCCCGGTGTGGGGTGAGGCACTCGACGAGATCTGTTCGCCGGAGACGCTTCTGGTCGTCCCCACCCCGGCGGGCCGGCTGTTCACGCAGGCCGACGCGCAGGCCTGGTCCACCGAGAAGCACCTGGTGTTCGCGTGCGGCCGCTACGAGGGTATCGACCAGCGCGTCATCGACGACGCGGCCCGACGGATGCGGGTGGCGGAGGTGTCGATCGGTGACTACGTGCTGCCCGGCGGCGAGTCCGCGGCGCTGGTGATGATCGAGGCCACGGTCCGGCTGATTCCCGGGGTGCTCGGTAATCCGGCGTCGCACCAGGACGATTCGCACTCCAACGGCATCCTGGAGGCGCCCAGCTACACCCGCCCGCCGGTGTGGCGGGACCTGGCGGTACCGGAGATCCTGCTGTCCGGGGACCACGCGAGGATCGCCCGGTGGCGATATGAGCAGGGCCTGCAGCGCACCCGCGAGCGCCGGCCGGATCTGCTGGACGAGAGCTAG
- a CDS encoding methyltransferase domain-containing protein: MSLFKEKSMTILAGQLARPHGPLGLLVARTLNRGNARAIGAAVDAAGAGPGAVVADVGFGGGIGLRMLLDRVGPAGRVHGVEIAAGMLRRARMTFAREIRAGRLWLAQGSLTALPFDDAALDAVVTVNTVYFIDDLDTACAELARVLRPGGRAVIGIADPDAMRHAPFTRHGFTLRPVEQIRAALAGAGLTVEHRRVDDKPLPRHVLVGTR, translated from the coding sequence ATGAGCCTGTTCAAAGAGAAGAGCATGACGATCCTGGCCGGGCAGCTGGCCCGCCCGCACGGACCGCTGGGTCTGCTGGTGGCCCGGACGTTGAACCGCGGCAACGCCCGGGCGATCGGCGCGGCGGTCGACGCCGCCGGGGCCGGGCCGGGCGCCGTCGTGGCCGACGTCGGGTTCGGCGGCGGCATCGGCCTGCGGATGCTGCTCGACCGGGTGGGGCCGGCGGGCCGCGTGCACGGGGTCGAGATCGCCGCCGGCATGCTGCGCCGCGCCCGGATGACCTTCGCCCGCGAGATCCGCGCGGGCCGGCTGTGGTTGGCGCAGGGGTCGCTGACGGCGCTGCCGTTCGACGACGCCGCGCTCGACGCCGTCGTCACCGTCAACACCGTGTACTTCATCGACGACCTCGACACCGCGTGCGCCGAACTGGCGCGGGTGCTGCGGCCCGGCGGCCGCGCGGTGATCGGCATCGCCGATCCCGACGCGATGCGCCACGCGCCGTTCACCCGGCACGGGTTCACGCTGCGCCCGGTCGAGCAGATCCGGGCGGCACTGGCCGGCGCCGGGCTGACCGTCGAGCACCGCCGGGTCGACGACAAGCCGCTCCCCCGCCATGTGCTCGTCGGGACCCGCTGA
- a CDS encoding RNA-binding protein has translation MSSVVVDAVEHLVRGIVDNPDDVRVDMVTSRRGRTVEVHVHPDDLGKVIGRGGRTATALRTLVAGIGGRGIRVDVVDTDQ, from the coding sequence GTGAGCTCTGTCGTCGTTGACGCGGTCGAACACCTGGTGCGCGGAATCGTCGACAATCCCGACGACGTGCGCGTCGACATGGTGACCAGCCGGCGCGGACGCACCGTCGAGGTTCACGTCCATCCCGACGACCTCGGCAAGGTGATCGGGCGCGGTGGCCGCACCGCGACCGCGCTGCGCACGCTGGTCGCCGGGATCGGCGGCCGCGGCATCCGTGTCGACGTGGTGGACACCGACCAGTAG
- the rplS gene encoding 50S ribosomal protein L19 — protein MNTLDFVDQASLRDDIPEFGPGDTVNVHVKVIEGSKERIQVFKGVVIRRQGSGIRETFTVRKESYGVGVERTFPVHSPNIDHIDVVTRGDVRRAKLYYLRELRGKKAKIKEKR, from the coding sequence ATGAACACGCTGGACTTCGTCGATCAGGCGTCGCTGCGCGACGACATTCCGGAATTCGGCCCCGGCGACACCGTGAACGTTCACGTGAAGGTCATCGAGGGTTCCAAGGAGCGCATCCAGGTCTTCAAGGGTGTGGTCATCCGCCGTCAGGGCAGCGGGATCCGTGAGACCTTCACCGTGCGCAAGGAGAGCTACGGCGTCGGCGTCGAGCGCACCTTCCCGGTGCACTCGCCCAACATCGACCACATCGACGTCGTCACCCGCGGTGACGTGCGTCGCGCCAAGCTGTACTACCTGCGCGAGCTGCGGGGCAAGAAGGCCAAGATCAAGGAGAAGCGCTGA
- the rimM gene encoding ribosome maturation factor RimM (Essential for efficient processing of 16S rRNA): protein MDLVVGRVVKAHGITGEVVVDVRTDDPDARFAPGSVLRGRPGKGGGAARDFTVTSARPHGGRLLVRLEGVTDRNGADALRGTLFIVDSEDLPPIDDPDEFYDHQLEGLRVVTTDGRLVGNVAEVLHTAAGELLSVTTETGSEVLVPFVSAIVLSVSLADQTIEIDPPDGLLDMA, encoded by the coding sequence ATGGACCTGGTTGTCGGGCGGGTCGTCAAGGCGCACGGCATCACCGGCGAGGTGGTCGTCGACGTCCGAACTGACGATCCCGACGCCCGGTTCGCTCCCGGTTCCGTGTTGCGCGGCCGCCCCGGTAAGGGCGGCGGCGCCGCACGTGATTTCACGGTCACCTCGGCCCGGCCGCACGGCGGCCGGCTGCTGGTACGCCTGGAGGGCGTGACCGACCGCAACGGTGCCGACGCGCTGCGCGGCACGCTGTTCATCGTCGACTCCGAGGATCTGCCGCCGATCGACGATCCCGACGAGTTCTACGACCACCAGCTCGAGGGGCTGCGGGTCGTCACGACCGACGGCCGGTTGGTGGGCAACGTCGCCGAGGTGCTGCACACCGCGGCGGGCGAGTTGCTGTCGGTGACCACCGAGACCGGCTCCGAGGTGCTGGTGCCGTTCGTCAGCGCGATCGTGCTGTCGGTGTCGCTGGCGGATCAGACGATCGAGATCGATCCGCCCGACGGTCTGCTGGACATGGCCTGA
- the rpsP gene encoding 30S ribosomal protein S16 — MAVKIKLTRLGKIRNPQYRIAVADARTRRDGRAIEIIGRYHPKEEPSLIEIDSERAQYWLSVGAQPTEPVLALLKITGDWQKFKGLPGAEGTLKVKEPKPSKLELFNKALAEAEGGPTTEATTQPKKKKAPAKKAEEKAEEKAEEKADDKADDKAEAKTEAAAEAGDASAES; from the coding sequence ATGGCTGTCAAGATCAAGCTGACCCGGCTTGGCAAGATCCGCAATCCCCAGTACCGCATCGCTGTCGCCGACGCGCGCACCCGCCGCGACGGTCGCGCCATCGAGATCATCGGCCGGTACCACCCGAAGGAAGAACCGAGCCTCATCGAGATCGACTCGGAGCGCGCGCAGTACTGGCTGAGCGTGGGCGCACAGCCGACCGAGCCCGTCCTGGCGCTGCTGAAGATCACCGGTGACTGGCAGAAGTTCAAGGGTCTGCCGGGTGCCGAGGGCACGCTGAAGGTCAAGGAGCCCAAGCCCAGCAAGCTGGAGCTGTTCAACAAGGCGCTCGCCGAGGCCGAGGGCGGTCCGACCACCGAGGCCACCACCCAGCCCAAGAAGAAGAAGGCGCCGGCCAAGAAGGCCGAAGAAAAGGCCGAAGAAAAGGCCGAAGAAAAGGCCGACGACAAGGCTGACGACAAGGCTGAAGCGAAGACTGAGGCCGCCGCCGAGGCCGGCGACGCCAGCGCAGAAAGCTGA
- the lepB gene encoding signal peptidase I: MTGSTEPDESSPDESAEADKREQADKPEKKGGALREFAILITIALVLYYVMLTFVARPYLIPSESMEPTLHGCAGCTGDRIMVDKLTYRFSDPEPGDVVVFKGPPNWNINYRSIRSDNPVVRWIQNALSVVGFVPPDENDLVKRIIAVGGQTVECRAATGLTVDGKRLDEPYLDPQTMRADPAIYPCLGNEFGPVKVPEGRVWVMGDNRTHSADSRAHCTNLPQDAQKGLLCTGDPMAGTVPVENVIGKARFIAWPPARWGGISSVNPQN; this comes from the coding sequence GTGACCGGATCCACCGAGCCCGACGAGAGCAGTCCGGACGAGTCGGCCGAGGCCGACAAGCGCGAGCAGGCCGACAAGCCCGAGAAAAAGGGTGGGGCGCTGCGCGAGTTCGCGATCCTCATCACGATCGCGCTGGTGCTGTACTACGTCATGCTGACGTTCGTCGCGCGGCCCTACCTGATCCCGTCGGAGTCGATGGAGCCCACGCTGCACGGCTGCGCGGGCTGCACGGGCGACCGGATCATGGTGGACAAGCTGACCTACCGGTTCAGCGATCCCGAGCCCGGCGACGTCGTGGTCTTCAAGGGCCCGCCGAACTGGAACATCAACTACCGCTCGATCCGGTCGGACAACCCGGTGGTGCGCTGGATCCAGAACGCGCTGTCGGTGGTCGGTTTCGTGCCGCCCGACGAGAACGACCTCGTCAAGCGCATCATCGCGGTGGGCGGGCAGACGGTGGAGTGCCGCGCCGCCACCGGGCTCACGGTCGACGGCAAGCGTCTCGACGAGCCCTACCTGGACCCGCAGACGATGCGCGCCGACCCGGCGATCTACCCCTGCCTGGGCAACGAGTTCGGGCCGGTGAAGGTCCCCGAGGGCCGCGTCTGGGTGATGGGCGACAACCGCACCCACTCGGCGGACTCGCGGGCGCACTGCACCAACCTGCCGCAGGACGCGCAGAAGGGGCTGCTCTGCACGGGTGACCCGATGGCGGGCACGGTGCCGGTGGAGAATGTGATCGGTAAGGCGCGGTTCATCGCGTGGCCGCCGGCGCGCTGGGGCGGCATCAGCAGCGTGAACCCGCAGAACTGA